AAAACCTGTCATATCTTTTTGGAGAATGTAGACAAGGTTCCCGGATTTGATGAGAACCTAAAGAATAGAATGAAGGCTGAAGCCCGTTTCCTGCGCGCTTTCCAGTACTTCCAATTATACACATGGTATGGCGATGTGCCCCTGTTTGAAAAGGACCTCAGTGTAACCGAAGCCAAAAGTATCAGCCGCACTCCGCGGGCGCAGGTGCTGCAATTTGTATTGAACGAACTGGATGCCGTTGCATCCATCTTGCCTGCCAATGCTCAGTATCCCGCTGCGGACAGGGGCAGGATCACCAAAGGGGCAGCCATCGCACTCAAAGCGCGCGTGCTGCTTTTCGAGAACCGCTGGCAGGATGTGATCGATGTTACGGAACAACTGATCAACTCCAATACCAACGGTAACTACGGCCTCTTCACCAGTTATGAAGGTCTGTTCCTTCCACAGAATGAGTTCAACCAGGAAGTGATATTCGATCTGCAATATGTTCCCGATCTGAAATACCATGAGAACTTCTTCGACCTTGCCCCGCTTTCTGTTGGCGCCCGCGTGAATTCCATGGCGCCCACGCAGGAACTGGTGGATGATTATATCATGCTCAATGGGAAATCCATCCGTGAAGCCGGTTCCGGATACAATGAGAACGACCCCTATAATAATCGTGATCCACGTCTCACCGCTACTGTAGTGTATCATAACTACAAATGGAAGAAGCCTGATGGCAGCACACAGACCATCTACATACAACCCGGTACTGATCCGGACCAGGACAAGAAGCCGGATGAATATGCACCAGGCGCTGCCAGCTCTCCAACAGGGTACTATATGCGTAAATACTATGATCCCACCTCTACCGTCAATTTCAGGAGCGGTCTCAATCTCATCCTGATACGCTATGCAGATATTCTCTTAATGTATGCGGAAGCAAAGAATGAGCTGGACCAGATGACTGCTGATGTCTGGAACAAAACCATCCGCCCCATCCGCGTTCGCGCAGGGTTCTCGGAGAGCGCTGCACTGGACTTCAATGCAGCCCTGACGCAGGAACAATTGCAACAGATCATCAGGAGAGAACGCAGGTCAGAGCTGGCAATGGAAGGACTAAGGATCTTCGATATCCGCAGATGGAAAACTGCCGAAGACGTGTTGAACGGATGGGCGCATGGCGCCAGGTACGGAGAGCCAACTATCGATAACGGCTATATCAGAGCCAATCAACGCAGCTTCGATAAGAATAAACATTATCTCTGGGCCGTTCCGCGCGATGAACGCAATCTCAATCCCAACCTGAGTCAGAACGACAACTGGTAAACAATTGCTAACCATTTAACTCATTTCAATATGCCACGTTTTTCAATCACCTCCATCATACTTTGCCTGTTCATGCTGGCCATCGGAGCTTGCAGCAAAGACAAAAAACTGGACCATACTGCCGTTTCACAGGTGTCTGTAATTTTTGCACCTGATGATAACCGTTTCGTCAAACTGCAACCCGCCACCAGCGCAACGGTGTTGTTCGAATGGGAACAGGCCCGCGCGGAAGACGGAGGACTGGTAATGTATGAGATCGCTTTCGATAAGGAAGGCGGCGATTTCTCAAAACCCGTGTACAAGATGGCAACCGATAATGGCGGCATCTTCAACAAAGCCACTTTGAGCCATAAGCTGCTGAACACGATCGCCAACCTCGCCGGCATTCCATCATTGAGCACCGGAAAACTGAAATGGACTGTCTTTTCTTCCAAAGGCATCAACGAAGTGAAATCCTCACAGGCACGCACCATCGAAGTTGAAAGGCCGGCAGGTTTCGCCAGCATCCCCACAGATGTTTATCTCACCGGTACCGCTACTGAAGCAGGTGCCAATATTGGCGATGCCATCAAACTGAAGCAAACCAGCAGCGGCGTATTTGAAGTGTATACTTCCCTGAAGGCAGGAAGCTATCAGCTGGCTGACAGGAACAGCGGCACTCCCGTTACCTATTCCGTAACCGGCACCACACTGAAAGAAGGTGGCAGTACCGATGTGGCAGGAAGTACAAAAGTGTACAGGATCGTTTTCGATTTCAACAATACCAGCGCCACTTTCACGGAAGTGAAAGGAATGGGGCTCTGGTTCGCACCCAACAATACCATTCAGTTCAGTATTCCCTATGCAGGAAATGGACAATGGAAAGCCGAAAACCAGAATATCGAATTCAAACAAGAGGGCTGGGGAAGAGATGAACGTTACAAATTCCGGATGCAGGTGAACGATGGCAGTGCAGACAGCTATGAATGGTATGGCAGCATCAACAACGATAACCAGCGCCCTACCGCCGGTTCTGCACCTGCTTACTTCTACCTGATCAAGATCGCTAACAATGATCAGTGGAATTACTGCTTCAAATTCCAGACAGAAGCGGATATGAAACCCTGCGATATCATCATCGATTTTTCCACTACGCAACCCTATACCCACAAAGTGGTGATCAAATAGGTTGTGATCAAAATGAAAACATTTATGAGATCATATCTTATACTGGCCGCAGGCTGTTTCATAGTACAAAGCTGCACAAAAAACTATGATCATGTGGTCATAGCAGGAGACCAGTCGGGGATCGTGAAATATCCCGTCAACTGGGAAGCGGCGGCAGACAGCAGTGTGCATGCGCTCACAACGGGCTTCTGGAACAGCGGCGGATCCTATTTCAATAAAGACAATGGCGGTGATGCCAGCTTCCACTACTGGCCCCAGGCCCATGCCCTGGATGTGCTGGTAGATGCTTACGAGCGCACACAGAACAATTCATTAAAAGCGCTTATGGATAGCTGGTATACCGGGGTTCGGCAAAAAAATGGCAATACCTTCCTCAACGAGTTCTACGATGATATGGAATGGAATGCGTTGGCCATGCTCAGGGCCTTCAATGC
This portion of the Pseudobacter ginsenosidimutans genome encodes:
- a CDS encoding SusE domain-containing protein, whose product is MPRFSITSIILCLFMLAIGACSKDKKLDHTAVSQVSVIFAPDDNRFVKLQPATSATVLFEWEQARAEDGGLVMYEIAFDKEGGDFSKPVYKMATDNGGIFNKATLSHKLLNTIANLAGIPSLSTGKLKWTVFSSKGINEVKSSQARTIEVERPAGFASIPTDVYLTGTATEAGANIGDAIKLKQTSSGVFEVYTSLKAGSYQLADRNSGTPVTYSVTGTTLKEGGSTDVAGSTKVYRIVFDFNNTSATFTEVKGMGLWFAPNNTIQFSIPYAGNGQWKAENQNIEFKQEGWGRDERYKFRMQVNDGSADSYEWYGSINNDNQRPTAGSAPAYFYLIKIANNDQWNYCFKFQTEADMKPCDIIIDFSTTQPYTHKVVIK
- a CDS encoding RagB/SusD family nutrient uptake outer membrane protein, whose protein sequence is MKKITIIIQGLSLAFIISLAACKKLDLVPTDKFTEANYWSSPEKAAIVLNTAYSQMFNNDRFFYNEGLSDNAYAGRGDQQGVTSIASGVADASLARFREEWGDRYAGIKTCHIFLENVDKVPGFDENLKNRMKAEARFLRAFQYFQLYTWYGDVPLFEKDLSVTEAKSISRTPRAQVLQFVLNELDAVASILPANAQYPAADRGRITKGAAIALKARVLLFENRWQDVIDVTEQLINSNTNGNYGLFTSYEGLFLPQNEFNQEVIFDLQYVPDLKYHENFFDLAPLSVGARVNSMAPTQELVDDYIMLNGKSIREAGSGYNENDPYNNRDPRLTATVVYHNYKWKKPDGSTQTIYIQPGTDPDQDKKPDEYAPGAASSPTGYYMRKYYDPTSTVNFRSGLNLILIRYADILLMYAEAKNELDQMTADVWNKTIRPIRVRAGFSESAALDFNAALTQEQLQQIIRRERRSELAMEGLRIFDIRRWKTAEDVLNGWAHGARYGEPTIDNGYIRANQRSFDKNKHYLWAVPRDERNLNPNLSQNDNW